One window of Legionella pneumophila subsp. pneumophila str. Philadelphia 1 genomic DNA carries:
- a CDS encoding histidine phosphatase family protein: MVNKICLSFALLISVPSILLAEDKLIFAVDIIRHGDRTPIVALPTVNYQWQEGLGQLTAEGMQQEYKMGVAFRKKYIEESHLLPEHYEYGTIYVRSTDYARTLMSAQSLLMGLYPPGTGPTIPAGTSALPHAFQPIPVFSAPSKYDEVIIQQVDRKEREKLMEQYVFSTREWQQKNNELKDKYPLWSRLTGINIDNLGDLETVGHTLYIHQIHNAPMPEGLASNDIETIINSAEWAFMAQEKPQQIANVYSSKLMTNIADYLNSGSMKKSKLKYVLLSAHDTTIASVLSFLGAPLEKSPPYASNVNFSLYDNGANYYTVKITYNGNPVSIPACGGSVCELQQLINLVHDSKNSV, encoded by the coding sequence ATGGTCAACAAGATTTGCCTGAGTTTCGCACTATTAATTAGCGTACCCTCCATTTTATTAGCAGAAGATAAGCTTATTTTTGCTGTGGACATTATTCGTCATGGCGACAGAACGCCGATTGTTGCTTTGCCTACTGTAAATTACCAATGGCAAGAGGGGCTTGGCCAGCTTACGGCAGAAGGTATGCAACAAGAATACAAAATGGGTGTGGCATTTCGCAAAAAATATATTGAAGAGTCGCATTTGTTACCTGAACACTATGAATACGGAACCATCTATGTCCGCTCTACGGATTATGCACGTACTCTGATGAGCGCCCAGTCATTGTTAATGGGGCTATATCCACCTGGAACTGGACCAACAATTCCTGCAGGAACTTCCGCTTTACCTCATGCTTTTCAGCCTATTCCCGTATTTAGCGCACCGTCTAAATACGACGAGGTTATTATTCAGCAGGTAGATCGTAAGGAACGGGAAAAGCTAATGGAGCAATATGTTTTTTCTACCAGGGAGTGGCAACAAAAAAATAATGAATTGAAAGACAAATACCCATTATGGAGCCGTCTGACTGGTATTAATATTGATAATCTGGGGGATCTGGAAACAGTTGGTCATACCTTATATATTCATCAAATCCATAATGCTCCTATGCCGGAAGGATTAGCTTCTAACGATATTGAAACAATTATCAATTCTGCTGAGTGGGCTTTTATGGCACAAGAAAAACCTCAACAAATAGCGAATGTTTATAGTTCAAAGCTGATGACTAACATAGCTGATTATCTGAATTCCGGAAGCATGAAAAAATCTAAACTGAAATATGTTTTGCTATCTGCTCATGATACTACAATTGCCAGTGTATTAAGTTTTTTAGGTGCTCCTTTGGAAAAATCCCCACCTTATGCCTCAAATGTTAATTTTTCTCTCTATGATAATGGAGCAAATTATTACACAGTAAAAATTACCTATAATGGTAATCCGGTTTCTATTCCAGCGTGTGGTGGTTCAGTTTGTGAGTTACAACAGCTTATAAATTTGGTACATGATTCTAAAAATTCAGTGTAA
- the lem6 gene encoding Dot/Icm T4SS effector Lem6 — protein MTTPLFPKNDGFVTIRQGKTGDCYLLATLDCILNSGPEGYAAIKSLFKETKDGIEVRFKSSDLSQNLQKDKLQGKYKYHYDPINNQDVFFIDKKKIQEIDQTTDGVKSNSLAIKILERLSSYYLASDWNPNLPLASIVAHNGSKGSKRHNETSTKFVGQLLGFMAHDTRDIHEIIRFKTTAPQEPVYISIKYGEVDSNGVRHGRHALRLDRIIPNPKSAGGYDFVLVNPWNNQLKETYSLDEIQQRKCRFSIFSTKPYKNDLKPYEHDLKEKLFKVYQKLGKKIFDNDKLYQMILKMSEVNGKLLDLRTISKCVKLYERISGFPNLFAALSLSEQKAMISYVDLESKPTKFIRSFLSAAPTARSAVFEHLDLTKYYVNKISQYPIESVNFDDSIESVNKYKESVISELQKIKGHALAQKKYTQLDSAIIEKAFAEKLREVDALLRFGLFFKPQNIDLNQGLNVEPNQDLNIDLNQALNVEPDQELNIDPDQRIDLNQGIDINRYRALFSKPVNINPNQGLNIDLNQALNVEPDQELNIDPDQRIDLNQGIDINRYRFGLFSKPTNINPNQELDIDLNQKLNLETKTKN, from the coding sequence ATGACAACACCACTATTCCCCAAAAATGACGGTTTCGTAACTATACGTCAAGGTAAAACAGGAGACTGTTATCTTTTGGCGACTTTGGATTGTATACTAAATTCGGGGCCAGAAGGTTATGCAGCCATCAAATCATTATTTAAAGAAACAAAAGATGGCATTGAAGTAAGATTTAAATCTAGTGATCTGAGTCAAAATTTACAAAAAGATAAGTTGCAGGGTAAATACAAATATCATTACGATCCGATCAATAATCAAGACGTGTTTTTTATTGACAAAAAGAAAATACAAGAAATTGACCAAACTACTGACGGAGTAAAAAGTAACTCTTTGGCCATAAAAATTTTAGAACGCTTAAGTTCTTATTACTTGGCATCGGATTGGAATCCAAATCTACCATTGGCAAGTATTGTTGCTCATAATGGATCAAAGGGATCAAAAAGGCATAATGAGACCTCAACGAAATTTGTCGGTCAATTATTGGGTTTTATGGCTCATGATACCCGTGATATTCATGAGATCATACGATTTAAAACTACAGCTCCTCAAGAGCCAGTTTATATCAGTATAAAGTATGGAGAAGTTGATTCTAATGGGGTAAGACATGGCAGACATGCTTTGAGACTTGATAGAATTATTCCTAATCCAAAAAGTGCGGGTGGGTATGATTTTGTCTTAGTCAATCCATGGAATAACCAACTGAAAGAAACTTATAGTTTAGATGAAATCCAACAAAGAAAATGTCGTTTCTCTATATTTAGCACCAAGCCTTATAAGAATGATCTTAAACCTTATGAACACGATCTTAAAGAAAAGCTATTCAAAGTCTATCAAAAATTAGGGAAAAAAATATTTGACAATGATAAACTTTATCAGATGATTCTAAAAATGAGCGAAGTGAATGGCAAATTATTAGATTTAAGAACAATTAGCAAATGCGTTAAACTATATGAAAGGATTAGTGGTTTTCCCAATCTGTTTGCCGCGTTATCCCTTAGCGAACAAAAGGCAATGATTTCATATGTTGACCTAGAATCAAAACCGACGAAATTTATCAGATCATTCCTATCTGCAGCACCAACTGCTCGCTCTGCAGTTTTTGAACATCTAGATTTAACTAAATATTATGTGAATAAGATTAGTCAATACCCTATAGAATCTGTGAATTTTGATGACTCTATAGAATCAGTTAATAAATACAAAGAATCTGTAATATCTGAACTGCAAAAAATAAAGGGCCATGCATTGGCTCAAAAAAAATATACTCAACTAGATAGTGCTATTATCGAAAAAGCTTTTGCTGAGAAATTACGTGAGGTAGATGCACTGTTACGGTTTGGGTTATTTTTTAAACCACAAAACATTGATCTAAATCAAGGTTTAAATGTTGAGCCAAATCAAGATTTAAATATTGATCTAAATCAAGCATTAAATGTTGAGCCAGATCAAGAGTTAAATATTGATCCAGATCAAAGAATTGATTTAAATCAAGGAATAGATATTAACAGATACCGTGCTTTATTTTCTAAACCAGTGAATATTAATCCAAATCAAGGTTTAAATATCGATCTAAATCAAGCATTAAATGTTGAGCCAGATCAAGAGTTAAATATTGATCCAGATCAAAGAATTGATTTAAATCAAGGAATAGATATTAATAGATACCGCTTTGGATTATTTTCTAAACCAACGAATATTAATCCAAATCAAGAATTAGATATTGATTTAAATCAAAAGTTGAATCTTGAAACTAAGACTAAAAACTAA
- a CDS encoding ABC transporter substrate-binding protein, translated as MILKPGKLLVATAYPDPPFDIEPGDGFDGDLIKEICRILNLQLVQIKYEGENFNDIFLGLANKKYDVVISGTTITPNRSKQVLFSNPYLQFNQGIAVNTELKPNVSSFEDLTGLVAGIQKGNTSDEVAQDLLRKNILSDIKYYAYNEIELAIQDLSAGKIGLVIKLYPVISCLIRNYTNLAVPLQAETHEKLGIAFAKDNFKLRDKVNIVLADLVQNGTLSRLQHKWISTT; from the coding sequence ATGATTCTAAAGCCGGGAAAATTATTGGTGGCTACTGCTTATCCAGATCCACCGTTTGATATTGAGCCAGGTGATGGTTTTGATGGTGATTTAATAAAAGAAATTTGTCGAATTTTAAATTTGCAGCTAGTCCAGATCAAATATGAGGGAGAAAATTTTAATGATATTTTTTTAGGCTTGGCTAATAAAAAATACGATGTTGTCATTTCAGGAACGACTATTACACCAAACCGCTCAAAACAAGTACTTTTTTCGAATCCCTATTTACAGTTTAATCAGGGTATCGCGGTTAATACTGAATTAAAGCCAAATGTTTCTTCTTTTGAGGATTTGACAGGTTTGGTGGCTGGTATACAGAAAGGCAATACCTCGGACGAAGTTGCTCAGGATTTATTACGTAAGAACATACTCAGTGATATTAAATATTATGCATACAATGAAATAGAATTAGCCATACAAGATCTGTCTGCCGGTAAAATTGGTTTGGTCATTAAATTATATCCTGTTATTTCCTGTTTAATTCGAAACTATACAAATTTGGCTGTTCCTTTGCAGGCTGAAACACATGAAAAACTTGGTATCGCGTTTGCTAAAGATAATTTTAAACTGCGGGATAAAGTCAATATTGTCCTAGCCGATCTTGTGCAAAATGGCACTTTAAGTCGCTTGCAACATAAGTGGATAAGTACAACCTAG
- a CDS encoding transporter substrate-binding domain-containing protein: MKRIVFILLFISNVLVHSESLKVGVLQFAPPFSSISDKANHYYGFVVALMNIICNRLQEKCEYIPIPKEGELKGLDKGVYHIVFSSTPITTSLPANYRYSLPYLPSDGQFLTLKNNSIDTLNDINFKKVGFFKINFQQSPLLKKYETTNTLIEYTDPAELVNALTTKKIDAILINYQASRFIVNNLNPTEDDQLKLIGDKIPIGSGYGIIALKNQSALIDKINHILLEMEKDGSYLRIYNEYFGANPAYNLHH; this comes from the coding sequence ATGAAACGGATAGTATTTATACTGTTGTTTATAAGCAACGTTCTAGTTCACAGTGAATCACTCAAGGTGGGTGTCTTACAATTTGCTCCTCCTTTCTCATCTATATCAGACAAAGCAAATCACTATTATGGTTTCGTTGTTGCCCTCATGAATATAATATGCAACCGTTTGCAAGAAAAATGCGAATACATCCCTATTCCTAAAGAAGGCGAGTTAAAAGGTCTGGATAAAGGTGTTTATCATATTGTTTTTAGCTCAACCCCTATCACGACATCATTACCTGCTAACTATCGGTACAGCTTGCCCTACTTACCCAGTGACGGTCAATTTCTGACATTAAAAAACAACTCGATTGATACCTTGAACGATATCAATTTTAAAAAAGTTGGTTTCTTTAAGATTAATTTTCAGCAATCTCCTCTTTTAAAAAAATACGAAACCACCAATACGCTTATAGAGTACACAGATCCGGCAGAATTAGTTAATGCACTAACAACCAAAAAAATTGATGCGATTTTAATCAATTATCAAGCGTCACGATTCATCGTGAATAATCTCAACCCCACTGAAGACGATCAATTAAAATTGATTGGCGATAAAATACCGATAGGAAGCGGATATGGGATCATAGCCCTTAAAAACCAATCGGCATTGATTGATAAAATTAATCACATTTTGCTGGAAATGGAAAAAGATGGTTCCTACCTCCGTATCTACAACGAATATTTTGGTGCAAATCCAGCATATAATCTTCATCATTAG
- the ceg19 gene encoding Dot/Icm T4SS effector Ceg19, with translation MFKEIITKLGIVMSKLRALEKEANELALILDQALLSQSIEVKRRALSQFENSELIQNKDNLRVFIDPEHPIVSLIILATKTLPEKIENLQKKVRLLEIQLAAETEETLDESNSDSESVDYDNGIDVETVVPVSVTHQEHVSEPDTRSVAIARLREVLKPYIDSTQERTYEHYYGMAGTLFSFFGAAGYSKTDKLNAITKLFQNLEGDGAEPLNDTDRDILTTGVLGTTMKPLLEDEHIGNELKDLLSIKTDNVNII, from the coding sequence CTGTTTAAAGAAATTATCACTAAATTGGGAATAGTTATGTCTAAACTAAGAGCATTGGAAAAAGAAGCGAATGAATTGGCTCTCATTCTTGATCAGGCCCTGTTGAGTCAGTCAATAGAGGTTAAAAGAAGAGCATTATCTCAATTTGAAAATTCAGAATTAATACAAAACAAAGATAATTTGCGGGTTTTTATTGACCCTGAGCATCCCATTGTAAGCTTAATCATACTTGCTACAAAGACTTTACCTGAAAAAATAGAAAATCTGCAAAAAAAGGTACGTTTGCTCGAGATCCAATTGGCTGCTGAAACTGAGGAAACCCTTGATGAATCGAATTCGGATTCTGAAAGCGTTGATTACGATAACGGTATTGATGTAGAGACTGTTGTTCCTGTCAGCGTTACTCATCAAGAGCATGTCAGTGAGCCTGACACCAGGTCTGTGGCGATTGCACGACTAAGAGAAGTGTTGAAACCTTATATCGATTCTACTCAAGAAAGGACATATGAACACTATTATGGAATGGCAGGAACACTGTTCAGTTTTTTTGGAGCGGCAGGTTACAGTAAAACGGATAAACTAAACGCTATCACGAAATTGTTCCAAAATCTTGAGGGGGATGGCGCTGAGCCACTCAATGATACGGATAGAGATATACTGACTACAGGGGTTCTTGGAACTACCATGAAGCCGTTGTTAGAAGATGAGCATATTGGTAATGAATTGAAAGACTTGCTATCGATAAAAACCGATAATGTGAATATAATTTAA
- a CDS encoding serine hydrolase domain-containing protein has product MSRYVCKWKLIYTFFIFIVFNNCPLAFASPSLTKQLHTILKDNLADSLTPGAVLLISSADLGTISVAAGLADKENDISMNITDSFRLASMSKTFLAVTVLKLVADKQLNLDDHIADLLPDSIDIERIPNGDEVTVQQLLQMRSGIPNYTDYDSYSDLIDTMADKEWTPEECIKLVYDQKPDFKPGTAYEYSNTNYLLLQLIIENITGESYAESIKKYILKPLHLKNTYIEKQEFDDDHHYLSTHGYTLEDGKVVDVTDHDDGFGLADGGIISTAEDINIFVQALLKDKILLSPNYLTMMLTFTDDYGFGIGREEINGEIAWSHNGASSGYQGQYYYFPDRQLTVVILTNYFDSDIIEDIVSQTLSAIDNSE; this is encoded by the coding sequence ATGAGCCGTTATGTATGCAAGTGGAAATTGATTTATACGTTTTTCATTTTTATTGTCTTTAATAATTGCCCACTTGCCTTTGCGAGCCCTTCCTTAACCAAGCAATTACATACCATATTAAAAGACAATCTCGCAGACTCATTAACCCCTGGAGCAGTATTACTGATATCAAGTGCTGATTTAGGCACAATTTCCGTCGCGGCAGGGTTGGCAGATAAGGAAAATGATATTTCAATGAATATTACGGACAGTTTTCGTCTTGCAAGCATGAGTAAAACATTTTTGGCTGTAACTGTCTTAAAACTGGTAGCAGATAAACAGTTAAATCTTGATGATCATATTGCAGACTTATTGCCAGATAGTATAGATATTGAACGTATACCGAATGGAGATGAGGTAACAGTGCAACAATTACTACAAATGCGTAGCGGCATTCCTAATTATACGGATTATGATTCTTACAGTGATCTCATTGATACTATGGCAGACAAGGAATGGACACCAGAAGAATGCATTAAACTAGTCTACGATCAAAAACCTGACTTTAAGCCAGGAACAGCTTATGAGTACAGCAATACTAATTATTTGTTGCTGCAATTAATTATCGAAAACATAACCGGAGAATCCTATGCCGAATCAATTAAGAAATACATCCTGAAACCTCTTCATTTAAAAAATACATATATAGAAAAGCAAGAATTTGATGACGACCATCATTATTTATCAACACATGGCTATACCTTGGAAGATGGCAAAGTGGTTGACGTAACAGACCATGATGATGGTTTTGGCTTGGCTGATGGTGGAATAATTAGTACTGCTGAAGATATTAATATCTTTGTCCAGGCGTTGTTGAAAGATAAAATACTTTTATCTCCAAACTATTTAACAATGATGCTTACCTTTACAGATGATTACGGTTTTGGAATAGGACGTGAAGAAATTAATGGAGAGATAGCCTGGTCCCATAATGGGGCAAGCTCAGGATACCAAGGCCAGTACTACTATTTTCCAGACCGGCAATTGACTGTTGTTATTTTAACCAACTATTTTGACAGTGATATCATCGAAGACATAGTATCTCAGACTCTCAGTGCGATTGACAATTCTGAATAA
- a CDS encoding transglycosylase SLT domain-containing protein, translated as MIKTFIDKKIQLLFSCLIFFIFSTHAKSFETPDVWDVLRSEFKMNHEAYRPEVQDQIRWLLDHPGFVTKACKQAEPYLYHVTREIQRRNLPGELALLPMIESAYDPFAYSKVGAAGLWQIMPVTGNQLGLIQDWWFDGRRSINHSTDAALTHLMHLNKVFNGSWILSIAAYDAGEGAIGRAVKANNTNGGSVSFWNLDVPKETQIYVPRFLALAEIMSNPRAYKINLPATPFRPYFEEVNIGSQIDLNHAASLAGISVSELTKLNPGYNRWATAPYKPFTLLIPIAKVTQFYFNLSHSPVDKRVSWRKHLVLPSDSLQSIARKYHTTVSLIKKLNRLSEHSIRPNQILLIPSAKSTPALPFHEISKSKFLSQTPTKGKVYRVIHIVQANETYNTLERLYKVTAQDIMKWNHIGSGEALVKGRQLIIWKKSSNLEWNRTFKKT; from the coding sequence TTGATTAAGACATTCATCGATAAAAAAATACAGCTGCTATTCAGTTGCCTTATTTTTTTTATCTTCAGTACTCATGCTAAATCATTTGAAACACCTGATGTATGGGATGTTTTGCGCAGTGAATTCAAGATGAATCATGAAGCCTATCGCCCAGAGGTTCAAGATCAAATTCGCTGGCTACTGGATCATCCAGGGTTTGTGACTAAGGCCTGTAAACAGGCTGAGCCTTATCTTTATCATGTAACTCGAGAAATACAAAGAAGAAATTTACCCGGTGAGTTGGCATTACTCCCTATGATAGAAAGCGCTTACGATCCTTTTGCTTACTCAAAGGTTGGTGCTGCAGGTTTATGGCAAATAATGCCGGTGACGGGGAATCAATTAGGTTTAATTCAGGATTGGTGGTTTGATGGAAGACGAAGCATTAATCATTCAACTGATGCAGCCCTGACTCACCTGATGCATTTAAATAAAGTGTTTAACGGAAGCTGGATACTTTCCATCGCAGCTTACGATGCTGGCGAAGGAGCCATAGGCAGAGCTGTAAAAGCAAATAACACTAACGGAGGTAGCGTCAGTTTTTGGAATCTGGATGTACCTAAAGAAACTCAAATTTATGTCCCTCGATTTTTAGCTTTGGCTGAAATCATGAGCAACCCTCGGGCTTATAAAATAAATCTTCCTGCAACGCCATTTCGACCTTATTTTGAAGAGGTGAATATTGGCAGTCAAATTGACTTGAATCATGCGGCTAGTTTAGCAGGAATTTCGGTTAGTGAATTAACCAAATTAAATCCGGGTTATAATAGATGGGCTACCGCACCCTATAAACCCTTCACTTTGCTTATCCCTATAGCAAAAGTGACTCAATTTTATTTCAATTTATCCCATTCACCTGTTGATAAACGAGTGAGCTGGAGAAAACATCTCGTCCTTCCAAGTGATAGTTTACAAAGTATTGCCAGAAAATATCATACGACTGTTTCATTAATAAAAAAATTAAATCGTCTGTCAGAACACTCGATAAGACCCAATCAGATCTTGTTAATTCCGAGCGCCAAAAGTACTCCAGCATTGCCTTTCCACGAAATTTCAAAGTCAAAATTCTTAAGCCAGACACCAACAAAAGGTAAAGTATACAGGGTCATACATATTGTCCAAGCCAATGAAACGTATAATACTCTTGAGCGACTTTATAAAGTTACAGCTCAGGATATTATGAAATGGAATCATATTGGCTCGGGAGAAGCGTTGGTAAAAGGGCGACAGTTAATTATTTGGAAAAAGTCAAGCAATCTTGAATGGAACAGGACTTTCAAAAAAACTTAA
- a CDS encoding lpg1124 family Dot/Icm T4SS effector, whose product MRMKMFSKTIPLTSQEAFEILCTTDYLKKISKIIFNFQQLFNVERSTLLSHHKFNPKISNNREFLQDLEARYDRLNQAIENNEPYPFLYGDVCLLKEYLQVILGYYQDQLKAHQPVANSYLKRITKSHKFSTLMSDISEEEHPELGKKDSEILIKYTINFCAKKIMMEDLKTISDLVIKPFLFDHKDEEGFSYCNP is encoded by the coding sequence ATGCGTATGAAAATGTTTTCTAAAACAATTCCATTAACCAGCCAGGAAGCCTTTGAAATATTATGTACTACAGATTATCTTAAAAAAATTTCAAAGATTATCTTTAATTTTCAACAATTGTTTAATGTTGAAAGAAGTACTCTTCTTTCTCATCACAAGTTCAACCCCAAAATAAGTAACAATCGAGAATTCCTTCAAGATCTGGAAGCTCGTTATGATCGCCTCAATCAGGCAATAGAAAATAATGAACCTTACCCTTTTTTATACGGCGATGTATGTTTATTGAAAGAATACCTCCAAGTCATTCTAGGCTATTACCAGGATCAGCTTAAAGCACATCAGCCAGTAGCAAACAGCTATTTAAAACGGATAACTAAAAGCCACAAATTTTCAACTCTAATGTCTGATATTTCAGAAGAGGAGCATCCTGAGCTTGGCAAAAAAGATTCGGAAATTTTAATCAAGTACACCATTAACTTCTGTGCAAAAAAAATCATGATGGAAGATCTAAAAACAATTAGTGACCTTGTAATAAAACCATTTTTATTTGATCACAAAGACGAAGAAGGTTTTTCTTATTGCAATCCATAA